A portion of the Zootoca vivipara chromosome 6, rZooViv1.1, whole genome shotgun sequence genome contains these proteins:
- the CCDC97 gene encoding coiled-coil domain-containing protein 97, which yields MEAGEAEPRELPSPAVGSRADVEEGNPDRGMLESGLPDNIEAAKPLDSAEKMVGILAATDCLPKDSGAPSETLQMVHRREQEPDASSASGRRATQSSPLRCPLWGEEMSGVPNPQSSPLNWNGASKAPGSRREEHSWNPGSSLPTGTHEAISAFLSSCWSELKTEPPPANNLSKPSQQGSRESEAMATEDMPPNGGEASDTKQPHWGCRKPESVGSNSPPAGPAEDDDPAVLAMFHAVANSRLPVRSQQKDEPDFTPAQKLAILQDLYHSKPLVFLERFRTVLREEHLPCFRHLSGSYEADFYCAEVRRAGLGKTRHTRVRNKRYAALQQLIQGGEYFSDEQMRCRDPLLYEQYIGQYLSDEEMQALGSGKLAASCSLSGVLLDSYQEQVIQRRLQVQQEQEEACEEEEEEDSDDEDKASDLDMEEWVPEQEEKAYLREEFTSRMYQRFLDGKDRDFNYSEVDENPDFDNLDIVSRDEEERYFDGDDPEDADAMEAE from the exons ATGGAGGCAGGAGAGGCCGAGCCCCGAGAGCTGCCTTCCCCAG CCGTCGGCTCCCGAGCGGATGTAGAGGAAGGCAACCCAGACAGAGGGATGCTTGAAAGCGGTCTTCCCGACAACATTGAGGCTGCAAAGCCACTGGACTCTGCAGAAAAGATGGTGGGAATCCTAGCGGCCACAGACTGCCTTCCAAAGGACAGCGGGGCTCCCAGTGAGACTTTACAAATGGTCCACAGGAGGGAACAGGAGCCGGATGCCTCAAGTGCTAGTGGCCGTAGGGCAACTCAGAGCTCTCCGCTGCGCTGCCCTCTCTGGGGAGAAGAGATGTCAGGGGTCCCAAACCCACAGAGCTCCCCCTTGAACTGGAATGGGGCATCTAAAGCACCAGGAAGTCGTCGGGAAGAGCACTCTTGGAACCCTGGCTCCAGCCTTCCTACTGGGACGCACGAAGCCATCAGTGCATTTCTTTCCTCCTGCTGGAGTGAGTTGAAGACTGAGCCCCCACCTGCAAATAACTTGAGCAAGCCATCTCAGCAGGGCAGCAGAGAATCAGAGGCTATGGCTACTGAAGACATGCCCCCCAATGGCGGGGAGGCCTCTGACACCAAACAGCCCCACTGGGGTTGCCGAAAGCCAGAGTCTGTTGGCTCCAATTCGCCGCCTGCTGGACCCGCAGAGGACGACGACCCTGCTGTCCTAGCCATGTTCCATGCCGTGGCCAACAGCCGCTTGCCTGTGCGGAGCCAGCAGAAGGACGAGCCGGATTTCACGCCCGCGCAGAAGCTGGCTATCTTGCAGGATTTGTACCACAGCAAGCCGCTGGTGTTCCTGGAGCGATTCCGGACGGTCCTGCGGGAGGAACACCTGCCTTGCTTCCGCCACCTCTCCGGCAGCTACGAGGCAGACTTCTACTGCGCAGAAGTGCGCAGGGCCGGCCTGGGCAAGACGCGCCACACCCGGGTGCGGAACAAGCGCTACGCAGCCCTGCAGCAGCTCATCCAAG GTGGGGAGTACTTCAGCGACGAGCAAATGCGCTGCCGGGACCCACTTCTTTATGAGCAGTACATCGGGCAGTACCTGAGCGACGAGGAGATGCAGGCCCTGGGCAGCGGCAAGCTGGCGGCCTCCTGCTCTCTCTCGGGCGTCCTCCTGGACTCCTACCAGGAGCAGGTCATCCAGCGGCGGCTGCAGGtccagcaggagcaggaggaggcctgcgaagaggaggaagaggaagacagcgaTGATGAAG ACAAGGCCTCTGACCTGGATATGGAGGAGTGGGTTCCCGAACAGGAGGAGAAGGCCTACCTGCGGGAAGAGTTCACCAGCCGCATGTACCAGCGCTTCCTCGACGGCAAGGATAGGGACTTCAACTACAG tgAGGTTGACGAGAACCCCGACTTTGACAACCTAGACATCGTGTCGCGGGATGAGGAGGAGCGCTACTTCGACGGGGACGATCCAGAAGACGCAGATGCTATGGAAGCAGAGTAG
- the HNRNPUL1 gene encoding heterogeneous nuclear ribonucleoprotein U-like protein 1 isoform X2: protein MDVRKLRVNELKEELGRRGLDTRGLKAELAERLQAALEAEEARGGAPGAGAVEQEELPDGHYGTHDNSHQDNMQGYHQPYERFNVKQENESGYERGPIDQDHSGLHSEMKTEVKQEEPAPGYNMPASGYNAPSSRPASNYNTSVSGYNAPPSNYGSSDSTQSWQQQQQGRKRPAEESRGRGYYEHRDDKRGRSPQPPAEDDEEDFDESLVAIDTYNCDLHFKVARDRYSGYPLTIEGFAFLWSGARATYGARRGRVCYEMKINEEISVKHLPPTEPDPHVVRIGWSLDSCSTQLGEELHSYGYGGTGKKSTNSKFENYGETFAENDIITCLVDFECGDDVEMSYMKNGKWLGVAYRLRKEALGGQALFPHVLVKNCAIEFNFGQREDSFFQVPPGFTFIQHLPLSERVRGTIGPKSKTECEILMMVGLPAAGKTTWAIKHAAANPCKKYNILGTNAIMDKMRVMGLRRQRNYAGRWDVLIQQATQCLNRLIQIAARKKRNYILDQTNVYGSAQRRKMRPFEGFMRKAIVICPTDEDLKDRTVKRTDEEGKDVPDHAVLEMKANFALPEAGDFLDAVVYIELQRDEAEKLVRQYNEEGKKAGPPPEKRFDNRGGGFRGRGGGGGGGGGGGGGGGGGFQRFENRGPPMGNRGGFQNRGGGGGGGGFRGGGGGGGGGGGGGFNRGGGGGYNQNQNRWGGGNRDSNNNSRGNYNRNNQQQSSYSPARNQNTYKSSSNMPPAPAPAPAPAAPPSNYNPGPQSYSQPYNTPSSYSQGGYAPSYNYGSYSGYSQSYSQPPPAPAPAPAPAPAPAPTPPAYNQPNYNQYQQYAQQWNQYYQNQSQSQSQWPPYYGSYDYGSYTGTSQGGSSTQ, encoded by the exons atggatgTGCGGAAGTTGCGCGTCAACGAGCTGAAGGAGGAGCTGGGCCGGAGGGGCCTCGACACCCGCGGGCTGAAGGCGGAGCTGGCCGAACGGCTGCAGGCGGCACTGGAAGCGGAGGAGGCCCGCGGAGGAGCGCCGGGAGCGGGCGCCGTCGAGCAGGAGGAGCTGCCGGACGGACATT ATGGCACCCACGACAACAGTCATCAGGACAACATGCAAGGATACCACCAGCCATACGAGCGCTTCAACGTTAAACAGGAGAACGAATCTGGGTATGAGAGGGGACCTATAGACCAAGATCATTCTGGCTTACATTCAG AAATGAAGACAGAAGTGAAGCAAGAGGAGCCAGCCCCTGGCTACAACATGCCAGCTTCTGGTTACAATGCACCTTCCTCCAGACCTGCGTCTAACTACAACACTTCTGTTTCTGGCTACAATGCACCCCCTTCCAATTACGGCTCTTCTGACTCAACCCAgtcctggcagcagcagcagcaaggccgCAAGAGGCCAGCTGAGGAGTCCCGGGGGCGTGGATATTACGAACACCGAGATGATAAGAG GGGCCGATCTCCACAGCCACCTGCTGAAGATGACGAAGAGGACTTTGATGAGTCACTGGTGGCCATTGATACGT ATAATTGCGACCTGCATTTCAAAGTTGCCCGTGACCGTTACAGCGGCTACCCTCTGACCATAGAAGGGTTCGCTTTCCTGTGGTCTGGTGCCCGAGCCACTTACGGGGCAAGGCGAGGGAGGGTCTGTTACGAAATGAAG ATTAATGAAGAGATATCTGTCAAGCATCTTCCTCCCACTGAGCCTGATCCTCACGTGGTGCGCATCGGGTGGTCGCTGGATTCTTGCAGCACCCAGTTAG GTGAAGAGCTTCACTCCTATGGCTATGGTGGCACAGGgaagaaatccaccaacagcaagTTCGAAAATTACGGGGAAACTTTTGCAGAGAATGACATCATCACCTGCCTTGTG GACTTTGAGTGTGGCGACGATGTCGAAATGTCTTACATGAAGAACGGGAAATGGCTAGGGGTGGCCTACCGGCTGCGGAAGGAGGCATTAGGTGGCCAGGCACTCTTTCCTCATGTCCTGGTGAAGAACTGCGCCATCGAGTTCAACTTTGGCCAGAGGGAGGATTCTTTCTTCCAAGTCCCGCCTGGGTTCACCTTCATCCAGCATCTTCCCTTGTCAGAGCGGGTTCGGGGGACAATTGGACCAAAGAGCAAAACGGAATGTGAG ATTTTAATGATGGTCGGGTTACCTGCAGCTGGGAAGACCACGTGGGCCATTAAGCATGCTGCAGCCAATCCGTGCAAGAAATACAATATTCTGGGAACAAACGCCATCATGGACAAAATGAGG gtaatGGGACTCCGACGCCAACGCAACTACGCTGGCCGCTGGGACGTGCTCATCCAACAAGCGACACAGTGCCTGAATCGCCTGATCCAAATCGCGGCACGGAAGAAGCGAAACTACATCCTGGATCAG ACAAACGTTTATGGATCTGCCCAGAGACGAAAAATGCGCCCTTTTGAAGGTTTCATGCGCAAGGCTATTGTAATTTGTCCCACGGACGAGGATTTAAAAGATCGAACAGTAAAACGCACGGATGAGGAGGGAAAGGATGTGCCAGATCACGCAGTGTTAGAAATGAAAG CCAACTTCGCGCTGCCGGAAGCCGGCGACTTCCTGGACGCGGTGGTCTACATCGAGCTGCAGCGGGATGAAGCAGAGAAGCTGGTGAGGCAGTACAATGAGGAAGGCAAGAAGGCTGGCCCGCCACCTGAAAAACGCTTTGACAACCGCGGGGGCGGCTTCCGCGGccgtggaggtggtggtggcggcggaggaggaggtggtggaggcggaggcggcggctttCAGCGCTTCGAGAACCGAGGTCCACCTATGGGCAACCGGGGTGGCTTCCAGAATCGAGGAGgcggtggaggtggaggagggttCAGAggtggcggcggaggaggaggaggaggaggaggaggag GCTTCAacaggggcggcggcggcggctacaaCCAGAACCAGAACCGCTGGGGAGGCGGAAACCgagacagcaacaacaacagccggGGCAACTACAACCGGAacaaccagcagcagagcagctacAGCCCGGCGCGAAACCAGAATACATAtaagagcagcagcaacatgccCCCCGCCCCTGCGCCCGCCCCTGCCCCAGCTGCACCTCCCAGTAATTACAACCCAGGACCACAG AGCTACAGCCAGCCCTACAACACCCCATCCAGCTACAGCCAAGGGGGATATGCCCCGAGCTACAACTATGGAAGCTACAGTGGTTACAGCCAAAGCtacagccagcccccacctgcacctgcaccagctccagctccagctccagccccagcccccaccccaccagcctaCAATCAGCCCAACTACAACCAGTACCAACAG TACGCCCAGCAGTGGAACCAGTACTATCagaaccagagccagagccagagccagtggcCCCCGTACTACGGCAGCTACGACTACGGGAGCTACACGGGCACCTCGCAGGGAGGCTCCAGCACTCAGTGA
- the HNRNPUL1 gene encoding heterogeneous nuclear ribonucleoprotein U-like protein 1 isoform X1, giving the protein MDVRKLRVNELKEELGRRGLDTRGLKAELAERLQAALEAEEARGGAPGAGAVEQEELPDGHYGTHDNSHQDNMQGYHQPYERFNVKQENESGYERGPIDQDHSGLHSEMKTEVKQEEPAPGYNMPASGYNAPSSRPASNYNTSVSGYNAPPSNYGSSDSTQSWQQQQQGRKRPAEESRGRGYYEHRDDKRGRSPQPPAEDDEEDFDESLVAIDTYNCDLHFKVARDRYSGYPLTIEGFAFLWSGARATYGARRGRVCYEMKINEEISVKHLPPTEPDPHVVRIGWSLDSCSTQLGEELHSYGYGGTGKKSTNSKFENYGETFAENDIITCLVDFECGDDVEMSYMKNGKWLGVAYRLRKEALGGQALFPHVLVKNCAIEFNFGQREDSFFQVPPGFTFIQHLPLSERVRGTIGPKSKTECEILMMVGLPAAGKTTWAIKHAAANPCKKYNILGTNAIMDKMRVMGLRRQRNYAGRWDVLIQQATQCLNRLIQIAARKKRNYILDQTNVYGSAQRRKMRPFEGFMRKAIVICPTDEDLKDRTVKRTDEEGKDVPDHAVLEMKANFALPEAGDFLDAVVYIELQRDEAEKLVRQYNEEGKKAGPPPEKRFDNRGGGFRGRGGGGGGGGGGGGGGGGGFQRFENRGPPMGNRGGFQNRGGGGGGGGFRGGGGGGGGGGGGGFNRGGGGGYNQNQNRWGGGNRDSNNNSRGNYNRNNQQQSSYSPARNQNTYKSSSNMPPAPAPAPAPAAPPSNYNPGPQQSYSQPYNTPSSYSQGGYAPSYNYGSYSGYSQSYSQPPPAPAPAPAPAPAPAPTPPAYNQPNYNQYQQYAQQWNQYYQNQSQSQSQWPPYYGSYDYGSYTGTSQGGSSTQ; this is encoded by the exons atggatgTGCGGAAGTTGCGCGTCAACGAGCTGAAGGAGGAGCTGGGCCGGAGGGGCCTCGACACCCGCGGGCTGAAGGCGGAGCTGGCCGAACGGCTGCAGGCGGCACTGGAAGCGGAGGAGGCCCGCGGAGGAGCGCCGGGAGCGGGCGCCGTCGAGCAGGAGGAGCTGCCGGACGGACATT ATGGCACCCACGACAACAGTCATCAGGACAACATGCAAGGATACCACCAGCCATACGAGCGCTTCAACGTTAAACAGGAGAACGAATCTGGGTATGAGAGGGGACCTATAGACCAAGATCATTCTGGCTTACATTCAG AAATGAAGACAGAAGTGAAGCAAGAGGAGCCAGCCCCTGGCTACAACATGCCAGCTTCTGGTTACAATGCACCTTCCTCCAGACCTGCGTCTAACTACAACACTTCTGTTTCTGGCTACAATGCACCCCCTTCCAATTACGGCTCTTCTGACTCAACCCAgtcctggcagcagcagcagcaaggccgCAAGAGGCCAGCTGAGGAGTCCCGGGGGCGTGGATATTACGAACACCGAGATGATAAGAG GGGCCGATCTCCACAGCCACCTGCTGAAGATGACGAAGAGGACTTTGATGAGTCACTGGTGGCCATTGATACGT ATAATTGCGACCTGCATTTCAAAGTTGCCCGTGACCGTTACAGCGGCTACCCTCTGACCATAGAAGGGTTCGCTTTCCTGTGGTCTGGTGCCCGAGCCACTTACGGGGCAAGGCGAGGGAGGGTCTGTTACGAAATGAAG ATTAATGAAGAGATATCTGTCAAGCATCTTCCTCCCACTGAGCCTGATCCTCACGTGGTGCGCATCGGGTGGTCGCTGGATTCTTGCAGCACCCAGTTAG GTGAAGAGCTTCACTCCTATGGCTATGGTGGCACAGGgaagaaatccaccaacagcaagTTCGAAAATTACGGGGAAACTTTTGCAGAGAATGACATCATCACCTGCCTTGTG GACTTTGAGTGTGGCGACGATGTCGAAATGTCTTACATGAAGAACGGGAAATGGCTAGGGGTGGCCTACCGGCTGCGGAAGGAGGCATTAGGTGGCCAGGCACTCTTTCCTCATGTCCTGGTGAAGAACTGCGCCATCGAGTTCAACTTTGGCCAGAGGGAGGATTCTTTCTTCCAAGTCCCGCCTGGGTTCACCTTCATCCAGCATCTTCCCTTGTCAGAGCGGGTTCGGGGGACAATTGGACCAAAGAGCAAAACGGAATGTGAG ATTTTAATGATGGTCGGGTTACCTGCAGCTGGGAAGACCACGTGGGCCATTAAGCATGCTGCAGCCAATCCGTGCAAGAAATACAATATTCTGGGAACAAACGCCATCATGGACAAAATGAGG gtaatGGGACTCCGACGCCAACGCAACTACGCTGGCCGCTGGGACGTGCTCATCCAACAAGCGACACAGTGCCTGAATCGCCTGATCCAAATCGCGGCACGGAAGAAGCGAAACTACATCCTGGATCAG ACAAACGTTTATGGATCTGCCCAGAGACGAAAAATGCGCCCTTTTGAAGGTTTCATGCGCAAGGCTATTGTAATTTGTCCCACGGACGAGGATTTAAAAGATCGAACAGTAAAACGCACGGATGAGGAGGGAAAGGATGTGCCAGATCACGCAGTGTTAGAAATGAAAG CCAACTTCGCGCTGCCGGAAGCCGGCGACTTCCTGGACGCGGTGGTCTACATCGAGCTGCAGCGGGATGAAGCAGAGAAGCTGGTGAGGCAGTACAATGAGGAAGGCAAGAAGGCTGGCCCGCCACCTGAAAAACGCTTTGACAACCGCGGGGGCGGCTTCCGCGGccgtggaggtggtggtggcggcggaggaggaggtggtggaggcggaggcggcggctttCAGCGCTTCGAGAACCGAGGTCCACCTATGGGCAACCGGGGTGGCTTCCAGAATCGAGGAGgcggtggaggtggaggagggttCAGAggtggcggcggaggaggaggaggaggaggaggaggag GCTTCAacaggggcggcggcggcggctacaaCCAGAACCAGAACCGCTGGGGAGGCGGAAACCgagacagcaacaacaacagccggGGCAACTACAACCGGAacaaccagcagcagagcagctacAGCCCGGCGCGAAACCAGAATACATAtaagagcagcagcaacatgccCCCCGCCCCTGCGCCCGCCCCTGCCCCAGCTGCACCTCCCAGTAATTACAACCCAGGACCACAG CAGAGCTACAGCCAGCCCTACAACACCCCATCCAGCTACAGCCAAGGGGGATATGCCCCGAGCTACAACTATGGAAGCTACAGTGGTTACAGCCAAAGCtacagccagcccccacctgcacctgcaccagctccagctccagctccagccccagcccccaccccaccagcctaCAATCAGCCCAACTACAACCAGTACCAACAG TACGCCCAGCAGTGGAACCAGTACTATCagaaccagagccagagccagagccagtggcCCCCGTACTACGGCAGCTACGACTACGGGAGCTACACGGGCACCTCGCAGGGAGGCTCCAGCACTCAGTGA